The following coding sequences lie in one Rutidosis leptorrhynchoides isolate AG116_Rl617_1_P2 chromosome 4, CSIRO_AGI_Rlap_v1, whole genome shotgun sequence genomic window:
- the LOC139839429 gene encoding 21 kDa protein-like — translation MCQTVLALLIFSLAISPTRSHKNFIHKSCNTTLYPQLCSLYLSRFTTRIGTSPRLLAQTALAATLSTTRTTTTKLINYSKNHKLSKRERAAMKDCLEEIEDSAYELHLSMVEMGKVRSGPDFSFNMNSIETWVSAALTDDDTCSDGFSDKSMNPGVKNMVRRHVLNIAHLASIALAFVNNFANV, via the coding sequence atgtgTCAAACTGTCTTAGCATTACTCATATTCAGCTTAGCCATAAGCCCAACAAGATCCCATAAAAATTTCATCCATAAATCATGCAACACCACACTGTACCCTCAGCTTTGTTCATTGTACCTCTCAAGATTCACAACCCGAATCGGAACAAGTCCAAGACTTTTAGCCCAAACCGCACTAGCCGCAACACTCAGCACCACACGCACAACTACAACAAAACTGATCAATTATTCGAAAAACCACAAATTGTCGAAAAGAGAAAGGGCTGCAATGAAAGATTGCCTTGAGGAGATCGAGGATTCGGCTTATGAGCTCCATTTGTCCATGGTAGAAATGGGTAAAGTCCGATCTGGACCCGATTTCTCGTTTAACATGAATAGTATTGAAACGTGGGTTAGTGCAGCGTTAACTGATGATGACACGTGTAGTGATGGTTTTTCGGATAAAAGTATGAATCCAGGGGTCAAAAACATGGTTCGTAGACATGTTTTGAACATTGCTCATTTGGCTAGTATCGCTCTGGCTTTCGTTAACAACTTTGCAAATGTATAA